In Vanessa cardui chromosome 28, ilVanCard2.1, whole genome shotgun sequence, one genomic interval encodes:
- the LOC124541386 gene encoding uncharacterized protein LOC124541386: MNVTRRKNDNTPVRNQFESLLEDANMSCEDLLPKSGDACVSGEGTVMRVGEESAFGNNSFPTISTNAIPYEQFGMLLDSKIEQIRNTLLSDFKKEFSLAVERLKSEFTQSLEFIAAEQNSLKDDVKTLRKTVHTLQEENTKLKSDVNDASRRLAILEKSSRSRNVEIHLIPEKRNENILGIIKKICEVITVPITESDICAFRRVSKLNASSDRPRNILVTLPSERHRDVLISAFRRYNKTNKLSPLNTSDLQIPGDKKNIFLAEHLSPECKIVHAATRKMAKERSYTFVWVRNDRVYTRKNEQSPALLIKNIEDLKKLT; encoded by the coding sequence ATGAATGTCACTCGTCGTAAAAACGACAATACACCAGTGCGCAATCAATTTGAATCTTTGCTCGAGGATGCGAACATGTCCTGCGAAGACCTATTACCCAAGTCAGGCGACGCTTGCGTATCGGGAGAAGGTACTGTTATGCGTGTAGGTGAAGAATCTGCATTTGGCAACAACTCATTTCCCACGATTTCAACTAACGCAATTCCGTATGAACAATTTGGTATGTTACTTGACTCTAAAATTGAACAAATCAGAAACACCTTACTATCggattttaaaaaagaattttctCTTGCTGTTGAAAGACTAAAATCGGAATTCACTCAATCACTGGAATTTATTGCTGCAGAACAAAATTCTCTAAAAGACGATGTGAAAACTTTAAGAAAAACCGTCCACACACTTCAAGAAgagaatacaaaattaaagtctGATGTCAATGATGCCAGTCGTAGACTGGCCATTTTAGAGAAATCGTCAAGAAGTCGTAACGTCGAAATTCACCTCATCCCTGAGAAAAGAAACGAAAACATACTGGGCATAATCAAAAAAATCTGCGAAGTGATCACGGTACCAATTACAGAGAGTGACATATGTGCCTTTCGACGGGTCTCCAAGTTGAATGCGTCCTCAGACCGTCCCCGTAACATACTTGTTACGCTGCCCTCTGAACGGCATCGTGACGTACTCATATCAGCGTTTAGAAGATACAATAAAACGAACAAATTGAGTCCACTCAATACATCAGACTTGCAAATTCCTGgtgataagaaaaatatatttttggctgAACACTTATCCCCGGAATGCAAAATTGTTCATGCTGCTACTAGGAAAATGGCTAAAGAACGTTCTTATACGTTTGTATGGGTGAGAAACGATCGCGTTTATACAAGAAAAAATGAGCAATCCCcagcattattaataaaaaacatcgaggacttaaaaaaactaacatag
- the LOC124541586 gene encoding histone H1-like: MADTAVATEAPAPATPAKKPKASAAAAGGAAAKKPKAKPTHPKTSEMVNSAIKELKERSGSSLQAIKKYIAAQYKVDSEKLAPFIRKYLKSAVESGALIQTKGKGASGSFKLESKSSASKKPAGAGVGGASGGKAASSAASGKSKKAASSAPVGGKGGGAAGKKAAAGGASSGAAASSPSKSAKAKATIKDKKAAAAKKKPAAAKKAVAAAAPSKAKGAASKAKKTAKPPTKKPKAPKPKKAAAATPKSKPAAKKAAAAAAKK, encoded by the coding sequence atggccGACACAGCAGTAGCAACCGAAGCCCCAGCACCGGCGACCCCTGCGAAGAAACCGAAAGCGTCCGCGGCCGCCGCCGGTGGCGCCGCCGCGAAGAAACCTAAGGCGAAACCGACTCATCCTAAAACATCCGAAATGGTCAACAGCGCCATCAAAGAGTTGAAAGAACGTAGCGGTTCTTCGCTTCAGGCGATCAAGAAATACATCGCGGCTCAGTACAAAGTCGATTCTGAGAAATTGGCACCGTTCATAAGAAAGTATCTGAAGAGCGCAGTCGAATCGGGCGCACTCATACAGACCAAGGGCAAGGGCGCATCGGGATCGTTCAAACTAGAGTCGAAATCGTCCGCTTCGAAGAAACCGGCGGGTGCCGGTGTCGGAGGCGCGTCAGGCGGCAAGGCCGCGTCATCGGCCGCTTCGGGTAAGTCGAAGAAGGCTGCCTCCTCCGCTCCCGTAGGCGGCAAGGGCGGCGGCGCCGCCGGCAAGAAGGCGGCCGCCGGCGGTGCTTCGTCCGGTGCGGCGGCGTCGTCGCCGTCCAAATCGGCGAAGGCGAAGGCGACGATAAAGGATAAAAAAGCAGCAGCCGCTAAAAAGAAACCGGCAGCCGCGAAGAAGGCCGTCGCTGCGGCGGCTCCTTCGAAGGCGAAGGGCGCCGCATCGAAGGCGAAGAAGACTGCGAAACCGCCGACTAAGAAACCGAAAGCGCCGAAACCTAAGAAGGCCGCCGCCGCTACGCCGAAGTCGAAACCGGCAGCCAAGAAGGCCGCCGCAGCCGCCGCTAAAAAGTAA
- the LOC124541598 gene encoding histone H4 — protein MTGRGKGGKGLGKGGAKRHRKVLRDNIQGITKPAIRRLARRGGVKRISGLIYEETRGVLKVFLENVIRDAVTYTEHAKRKTVTAMDVVYALKRQGRTLYGFGG, from the coding sequence ATGACCGGTCGCGGTAAAGGTGGAAAGGGTCTGGGGAAAGGAGGAGCGAAGCGACACAGGAAAGTGCTCCGTGATAACATCCAAGGTATCACGAAACCGGCCATCCGTCGTCTCGCACGCCGTGGCGGTGTCAAACGTATCTCGGGTCTGATATACGAAGAGACTCGCGGTGTCCTCAAAGTTTTCCTCGAGAACGTAATCCGCGACGCCGTCACATACACCGAACACGCCAAGAGGAAGACCGTCACCGCCATGGACGTAGTGTACGCCCTGAAACGTCAGGGACGTACTCTCTACGGTTTCGGCGGTTAA
- the LOC124541595 gene encoding histone H2B: MPPKTSGKAAKKSGKAQKNISKSDKKKKKHKRKESYAIYIYKVLKQVHPDTGISSKAMSIMNSFVNDIFERIAAEASRLAHYNKRSTITSREVQTSVRLLLPGELAKHAVSEGTKAVTKYTSSK, encoded by the coding sequence ATGCCGCCTAAGACTAGCGGTAAGGCCGCCAAGAAATCGGGCAAGGCTCAGAAGAACATCTCCAAATCGgacaagaagaagaagaagcatAAGAGGAAGGAGAGTTACGCCATCTACATTTACAAAGTACTGAAACAGGTACATCCCGACACCGGTATCTCGAGTAAGGCGATGTCGATCATGAACTCTTTCGTGAACGATATCTTCGAGCGCATCGCCGCCGAGGCCTCTCGTCTCGCTCACTACAACAAGCGATCGACTATCACATCGAGGGAGGTGCAGACGTCCGTGAGGCTTCTTCTGCCCGGTGAGCTCGCCAAGCACGCCGTCAGTGAAGGAACCAAGGCCGTAACGAAGTACACGAGCTCTAAGTAA
- the LOC124541591 gene encoding histone H2A, translating into MSGRGKGGKVKGKAKSRSNRAGLQFPVGRIHRLLRKGNYAERVGAGAPVYLAAVMEYLAAEVLELAGNAARDNKKTRIIPRHLQLAIRNDEELNKLLSGVTIAQGGVLPNIQAVLLPKKTEKKA; encoded by the coding sequence ATGTCGGGTCGCGGTAAAGGTGGCAAAGTTAAGGGGAAGGCAAAGTCGCGTTCGAACCGTGCAGGTCTACAGTTTCCCGTCGGACGTATACACAGACTCCTGAGGAAGGGTAACTACGCGGAGCGCGTCGGTGCCGGTGCACCGGTTTATCTCGCGGCCGTTATGGAATATCTAGCCGCCGAAGTACTCGAGTTGGCAGGTAACGCCGCCCGCGACAACAAGAAGACCAGAATCATACCGAGACATCTTCAATTGGCGATCCGTAACGACGAGGAACTGAACAAGTTACTCTCTGGCGTGACAATCGCACAGGGTGGCGTCCTACCTAACATCCAAGCCGTACTTCTACCCAAGAAGACCGAGAAGAaggcttaa
- the LOC124541602 gene encoding histone H4: MTGRGKGGKGLGKGGAKRHRKVLRDNIQGITKPAIRRLARRGGVKRISGLIYEETRGVLKVFLENVIRDAVTYTEHAKRKTVTAMDVVYALKRQGRTLYGFGG; encoded by the coding sequence ATGACCGGTCGCGGTAAAGGTGGAAAGGGTCTGGGGAAAGGAGGAGCGAAGCGACACAGGAAAGTGCTCCGTGATAACATCCAAGGTATCACGAAACCGGCCATCCGTCGTCTCGCACGCCGTGGCGGTGTCAAACGTATCTCGGGTCTGATATACGAAGAGACTCGCGGTGTCCTCAAAGTTTTCCTCGAGAACGTAATCCGCGACGCCGTCACATACACCGAACACGCCAAGAGGAAGACCGTCACCGCCATGGACGTAGTGTACGCCCTGAAACGTCAGGGACGTACTCTCTACGGTTTCGGcggttaa
- the LOC124541590 gene encoding histone H1B-like, protein MADTAVATEAPAPATPAKKPKASAAAAGGAAAKKPKAKPTHPKTSEMVNSAIKELKERSGSSLQAIKKYIAAQYKVDSEKLAPFIRKYLKSAVESGALIQTKGKGASGSFKLESKSSASKKPAGAGVGGASGGKAASSAASGKSKKAASSAPVGGKGGAAGKKAAAGGASSGAAASSPSKSAKAKATIKDKKSSSR, encoded by the coding sequence atggccGACACAGCAGTAGCAACCGAAGCCCCAGCACCGGCGACCCCTGCGAAGAAACCGAAAGCGTCCGCGGCCGCCGCCGGTGGCGCCGCCGCGAAGAAACCCAAGGCGAAACCGACTCATCCTAAAACATCCGAAATGGTCAACAGCGCCATCAAAGAGTTGAAAGAACGTAGCGGTTCTTCGCTTCAGGCGATCAAGAAATACATCGCGGCTCAGTACAAAGTCGATTCTGAGAAATTGGCACCGTTCATAAGAAAGTATCTCAAGAGCGCCGTCGAATCGGGCGCACTCATACAGACCAAGGGCAAGGGCGCATCGGGATCGTTCAAACTAGAGTCGAAATCTTCCGCTTCGAAGAAACCGGCGGGTGCCGGTGTCGGAGGCGCGTCAGGCGGCAAGGCCGCGTCATCGGCCGCTTCGGGTAAGTCGAAGAAGGCTGCCTCTTCCGCTCCCGTAGGCGGCAAGGGCGGCGCCGCCGGCAAGAAGGCGGCCGCCGGCGGTGCTTCGTCCGGTGCGGCGGCGTCGTCGCCGTCCAAATCGGCGAAGGCGAAGGCGACGATAAAGGATAAAAAAAGCAGCAGCCGCTAA